One stretch of Amycolatopsis sp. NBC_00345 DNA includes these proteins:
- a CDS encoding helix-turn-helix domain-containing protein has translation MSVQVEDVKLVRWPAEASVLDRYREEGALRLLVLEGKAEPPITADVKEDWVRPPVSKADLVARIAALRARADVHAVPHVEAGGVLRYGGRAVAISPVGTGVLARLAQDFGVLVPREVLQDCLPGNAEQRNALDLQIMRLRRRIRPLGLAICTVWRRGYLLAAQGSAGEGTVSDLSRGRRDPLDEVAGLGSVQAG, from the coding sequence GTGTCGGTGCAAGTGGAGGACGTGAAGCTGGTGCGCTGGCCGGCCGAGGCGAGCGTGCTCGACCGGTACCGCGAGGAGGGCGCGCTGCGCCTGCTCGTGCTGGAGGGCAAGGCCGAGCCCCCGATCACCGCCGACGTCAAGGAGGACTGGGTCCGCCCGCCGGTCAGCAAGGCCGACCTGGTGGCCCGGATCGCCGCGCTGCGCGCCCGGGCCGACGTGCACGCCGTCCCGCACGTCGAGGCGGGCGGGGTGCTGCGCTACGGCGGCCGCGCGGTGGCGATCTCCCCGGTCGGCACCGGCGTGCTGGCCCGGCTGGCCCAGGACTTCGGCGTGCTGGTCCCGCGCGAGGTGCTGCAGGACTGCCTGCCCGGCAACGCCGAGCAGCGCAACGCGCTCGACCTGCAGATCATGCGGCTGCGCCGGCGGATCCGGCCGCTCGGGCTGGCCATCTGCACGGTCTGGCGCCGCGGCTACCTGCTCGCCGCCCAGGGCTCGGCGGGCGAGGGCACGGTGTCCGATCTCAGCCGCGGCCGGCGCGACCCGCTCGACGAGGTGGCGGGCCTGGGCTCGGTGCAGGCGGGCTGA
- a CDS encoding MDR family MFS transporter, whose translation MSDNRAAPPPLERHVLVVAGVVALGAIMTVLDTTIVSVAIRALGEQFNAPLSTIQWVSSAYLLALAAVIPLTGWAAERFGGKRLWLFSLVLFLVGSVLCGLSWSVESLIVFRVLQGLGGGMVLPAGQALLASTAGRERIGRVMSLVGIPLLLGPILGPVVGGALIDSFSWRWIFFINVPIGLIALPLSMKLIEHTPGRAGRKVDLLGLALLSPSLALLVYGLSTMVSPGPTPVTVPIALALGAVLLLAFIAHALRAEAPLLDLKLFTDGSFTAANLVNVLSGASMIGAMFVLPLYYQTLRGEPALVAGLLTAPQGVGAALSMQLGGRLVDRGKAGISVLVGAVLMAVGYLAFVRDDLDSDYVVLSAALFVVGLGVGLTITPAMSSAYRTLRREAMAGATAVLNIVQRIGGLLGTALFAVFLQSRAAALVPGGGEVLGRQPAPSARPGLATAFAETFWLPLAAAALAVLPALALLRAGRAQRPGGPGGKPDGEAAAKAGSEAGATNAKPLRDSPR comes from the coding sequence ATGTCTGACAACCGGGCCGCGCCACCGCCACTGGAGCGCCATGTGCTCGTGGTGGCGGGCGTGGTCGCCCTCGGCGCGATCATGACGGTGCTCGACACCACGATCGTCAGCGTCGCCATCCGGGCGCTCGGCGAGCAGTTCAACGCGCCGCTGTCGACGATCCAGTGGGTCTCCAGCGCCTACCTGCTCGCGCTCGCCGCGGTGATCCCGCTGACCGGCTGGGCCGCCGAGCGCTTCGGCGGGAAGCGGCTGTGGCTGTTCTCGCTGGTGCTGTTCCTGGTCGGCTCGGTGCTCTGCGGGCTGTCCTGGTCGGTGGAGAGCCTGATCGTGTTCCGGGTCCTGCAGGGGCTCGGCGGCGGCATGGTGCTGCCCGCGGGGCAGGCGCTGCTGGCGAGCACAGCCGGGCGCGAGCGGATCGGCCGGGTGATGAGCCTGGTCGGCATCCCGCTGCTGCTCGGCCCGATCCTGGGCCCGGTGGTCGGCGGCGCGCTGATCGACTCGTTCTCCTGGCGGTGGATCTTCTTCATCAACGTCCCGATCGGGCTGATCGCGCTGCCGCTGTCGATGAAGCTCATCGAGCACACCCCCGGCCGCGCCGGCCGCAAGGTCGACCTGCTGGGTCTCGCGCTGCTCTCGCCCAGCCTGGCGCTGCTGGTCTACGGACTGTCCACAATGGTCTCGCCAGGGCCGACGCCGGTCACGGTGCCGATCGCGCTCGCCCTCGGCGCGGTGCTGCTGCTGGCGTTCATCGCGCACGCCCTGCGAGCCGAGGCGCCGCTGCTGGACCTCAAGCTGTTCACCGACGGCTCGTTCACCGCCGCGAACCTGGTCAACGTCCTCTCCGGCGCGTCGATGATCGGCGCGATGTTCGTGCTCCCGCTGTACTACCAGACCCTGCGCGGTGAACCCGCGCTCGTGGCCGGCCTGCTGACCGCGCCACAGGGCGTGGGCGCCGCGTTGTCGATGCAGCTCGGCGGCCGGCTGGTCGACCGGGGCAAGGCGGGCATCTCGGTGCTGGTCGGCGCGGTCCTGATGGCGGTCGGCTACCTGGCCTTCGTGCGCGACGACCTCGACTCCGACTACGTGGTGCTGTCGGCCGCGCTGTTCGTGGTCGGGCTCGGCGTCGGCCTGACGATCACCCCGGCGATGTCCTCGGCTTACCGCACGCTGCGCCGCGAGGCGATGGCGGGCGCCACGGCGGTGCTCAACATCGTGCAGCGGATCGGCGGCCTGCTCGGCACCGCGCTGTTCGCGGTGTTCCTGCAGTCCCGCGCGGCCGCGCTGGTGCCCGGCGGTGGTGAGGTGCTGGGCCGCCAGCCGGCGCCGTCGGCCCGGCCCGGTCTGGCGACGGCGTTCGCCGAGACGTTCTGGCTGCCGCTGGCCGCCGCCGCGCTGGCCGTGCTGCCCGCGCTCGCGCTGCTGCGCGCGGGCCGGGCCCAGCGCCCCGGCGGACCGGGCGGGAAGCCGGACGGCGAGGCCGCGGCGAAAGCGGGTAGCGAGGCGGGCGCGACCAACGCCAAGCCGCTGCGCGACTCGCCGCGCTGA
- a CDS encoding MarR family winged helix-turn-helix transcriptional regulator gives MVEKTTEVPATPGTARPHQRGGATFLLTQLGTHAADRFAARTAELGVSPPQIGLLWWLRQSPGQSQQALARQFNIQPSRVVTFVDELEEQGLAVRGKDPYDRRVRTVSLTERGERTIDAVGRAMGEHEDEITAPLSADERQVLVELLGRLAEHAELGSGVHPGYRNLSPKHGR, from the coding sequence GTGGTAGAGAAGACGACCGAGGTCCCGGCGACGCCCGGCACCGCGCGCCCCCACCAGCGCGGCGGTGCCACCTTCCTGCTCACCCAGCTGGGCACGCACGCGGCGGACCGGTTCGCCGCCCGCACCGCGGAGCTGGGCGTGAGCCCGCCGCAGATCGGGCTGCTCTGGTGGCTGCGGCAGTCCCCCGGGCAGAGCCAGCAGGCGCTGGCCCGGCAGTTCAACATCCAGCCCAGCCGGGTGGTCACCTTCGTCGACGAGCTGGAAGAGCAGGGGCTGGCCGTGCGCGGCAAGGACCCGTACGACCGGCGGGTGCGCACCGTCTCGCTCACCGAGCGCGGCGAGCGGACGATCGACGCGGTCGGGCGGGCGATGGGCGAGCACGAGGACGAGATCACCGCGCCGCTCTCCGCCGACGAGCGGCAGGTGCTGGTCGAACTGCTGGGCCGGCTCGCCGAGCACGCCGAGCTCGGCTCCGGCGTGCACCCCGGCTACCGCAACCTCTCCCCCAAGCACGGCCGCTGA
- a CDS encoding helix-turn-helix transcriptional regulator, which translates to MILGRSRELAVIGRMLARARSAHGSGLVLRGEAGIGKSALLTEAEASAVAAGIRVLRVVGVESESTLTYAALHQLLLPVRERVDRLPGPQADALRTAFGIAAGPPTQPFLVSVAALTLLSDLAMETPLLIAIDDAQWCDAASLDAFAFVARRLEAESIALLLAIRDGAGRDVDAAGLAELRLRGLDDATAAELLGDRVSPTLLPALVGSTGGNPLALVELADRLGEAEELPLADRLEQAFLERVRRIGPDAATLLVAAAAGTSGIAAVERAAAYLGVDPAVLHSPAVADVLRFEDDGLAFRHPLMLSAVYGSAPPDALRAVHDALARALADDPEHAERRTWHRAKASAGPDEEVAAELERAAGEALHRSGYLAAAAAMERAAELTGEPGERARRLTGAADAAWRGGDTTGTLGLLDRVHAAGRVGLEARYLRGSVELRAGSPAEAVAILVPAARDAVAVDPALALRILLLAREAVFTAAQPEAMDALGQTLRLLPDLDRPADRLVAFLLGAFLQPRADAEQAGSVAAALTEVEASADPELLLAAGGMAWAVGEYGLSTRLRGRAVARARAMGAAGTLALTLEYIVPDEISRGDYAAAEALADEGLRLAEETGRRNSASLHLALLSTATGLRGKEAEAGRMAEQALSEAVTRRLVKVADVAQRSLGLLALAGRRPEDALVAFEKLDGSGLVPGSPVMAVSAAPDHIEAAVRAGTPAVGERLVGRYLTWARAVGSAELGALAARSQALLAGSAVEAEKHYAEALRLHALADRPFDHARTELLYGEFLRRDRQRARARGYLRSAMDAFTRLGTPVWAERARTELRAAGETVGGAAPGLTEGLTPQELQVARAVARGDTNREVAAELFISPRTVDYHLRKVFRKLGISSRRDLMKLDLGAESR; encoded by the coding sequence ATGATCCTGGGCCGGTCGCGCGAGCTAGCGGTGATCGGCCGGATGCTCGCCCGGGCGCGCTCGGCGCACGGATCCGGGCTGGTCCTGCGCGGCGAGGCGGGGATCGGGAAGTCCGCGCTGCTGACCGAGGCCGAGGCCTCGGCGGTGGCCGCCGGGATCCGGGTCCTGCGGGTGGTCGGCGTCGAGTCCGAGTCCACCCTCACCTACGCCGCGCTGCACCAGCTGCTGCTCCCGGTGCGCGAGCGGGTCGACCGGCTGCCCGGCCCGCAGGCCGACGCGCTGCGCACCGCGTTCGGGATCGCCGCCGGGCCGCCGACGCAGCCGTTCCTGGTCTCGGTCGCCGCGCTGACCCTGCTGTCCGACCTGGCGATGGAGACACCGCTGCTGATCGCGATCGACGACGCGCAGTGGTGCGACGCGGCGTCGCTGGACGCCTTCGCGTTCGTGGCGCGCCGGCTGGAGGCGGAGTCGATCGCACTGCTGCTGGCCATCCGGGACGGCGCCGGCCGTGATGTCGACGCCGCCGGGCTGGCCGAGTTGCGGCTGCGCGGCCTCGACGACGCCACGGCCGCGGAGCTGCTGGGTGACCGGGTCTCCCCCACGCTGCTGCCCGCGCTGGTGGGCAGCACGGGCGGTAATCCGCTCGCGCTGGTCGAGCTCGCCGACCGGCTGGGCGAGGCCGAAGAGCTGCCGCTGGCGGACCGGCTGGAACAGGCGTTCCTCGAGCGGGTGCGCCGGATCGGGCCGGACGCGGCGACGCTGCTGGTGGCCGCGGCCGCCGGGACCAGCGGGATCGCGGCGGTCGAGCGGGCGGCGGCGTACCTGGGGGTCGACCCGGCCGTGCTGCACTCTCCCGCGGTCGCCGACGTGCTTCGGTTCGAGGACGACGGGCTGGCCTTCCGGCACCCGTTGATGCTTTCGGCGGTGTACGGGTCGGCGCCGCCGGACGCGCTGCGCGCCGTGCACGACGCGCTGGCCCGGGCGCTGGCCGACGACCCCGAGCACGCCGAGCGGCGGACCTGGCACCGGGCGAAGGCGAGCGCGGGCCCGGACGAGGAGGTCGCCGCCGAACTGGAGCGGGCGGCGGGTGAAGCGCTGCACCGCTCGGGCTACCTCGCGGCGGCCGCGGCGATGGAGCGCGCGGCCGAGCTGACCGGCGAACCCGGCGAGCGGGCCCGGCGGTTGACCGGTGCGGCCGACGCCGCGTGGCGCGGCGGCGACACGACCGGGACGCTCGGCCTGCTGGACCGTGTGCACGCCGCGGGCCGGGTCGGGCTGGAGGCCCGCTATCTGCGCGGGTCGGTCGAACTGCGGGCGGGCTCGCCCGCCGAGGCGGTGGCGATCCTGGTGCCCGCGGCGCGCGACGCGGTGGCTGTCGACCCGGCGCTGGCGTTGCGGATCCTTTTGCTGGCAAGGGAAGCGGTGTTCACCGCGGCGCAGCCGGAGGCGATGGACGCGCTGGGGCAGACCCTGCGGCTGCTCCCGGACCTGGACCGGCCCGCCGACCGGCTGGTGGCCTTCCTGCTCGGGGCGTTCCTGCAGCCGCGCGCGGACGCCGAGCAGGCCGGCTCGGTCGCCGCCGCGCTCACCGAGGTCGAGGCCTCCGCGGACCCGGAGCTGCTGCTCGCGGCGGGCGGAATGGCTTGGGCGGTGGGCGAATACGGGCTCTCGACGCGGTTGCGCGGCCGCGCGGTCGCCCGGGCCCGGGCCATGGGCGCGGCCGGGACGCTGGCGCTGACGCTGGAGTACATCGTCCCGGACGAGATCAGCCGCGGCGACTACGCCGCCGCCGAAGCGCTGGCCGACGAGGGCCTGCGGCTGGCCGAGGAGACCGGGCGGCGCAACAGCGCGAGCCTGCACCTGGCCCTGCTCAGCACGGCGACCGGCCTGCGCGGCAAGGAGGCCGAGGCGGGGCGGATGGCCGAGCAGGCGCTGTCGGAGGCCGTCACCCGCAGGCTGGTGAAGGTGGCCGACGTGGCGCAGCGGTCGCTGGGGCTGCTGGCGCTGGCGGGGCGAAGACCGGAGGACGCGCTGGTGGCGTTCGAGAAGCTGGACGGTTCGGGCCTGGTGCCCGGCAGCCCGGTGATGGCGGTGAGCGCGGCGCCCGACCACATCGAGGCCGCCGTCCGCGCGGGCACCCCGGCGGTCGGCGAACGGCTGGTGGGGCGGTACCTGACGTGGGCCCGGGCGGTGGGCTCGGCCGAGCTGGGCGCGCTGGCCGCGCGGAGCCAGGCGTTGCTGGCGGGCTCGGCGGTGGAGGCGGAGAAGCACTACGCGGAGGCCTTGCGCCTGCACGCGCTGGCCGACCGCCCGTTCGACCACGCCCGGACGGAGCTGCTGTACGGGGAGTTCCTGCGCCGGGACCGGCAGCGGGCGCGGGCCCGGGGCTACCTGCGCTCCGCGATGGACGCCTTCACCCGGCTGGGCACGCCGGTGTGGGCGGAACGGGCCCGCACGGAGCTGCGCGCGGCGGGCGAGACGGTGGGCGGGGCGGCCCCGGGGCTGACCGAAGGCCTTACGCCCCAAGAACTCCAGGTCGCCCGCGCGGTGGCGCGCGGGGACACCAACCGCGAGGTGGCCGCAGAGCTGTTCATCAGCCCCCGCACGGTGGACTACCACCTTCGCAAGGTGTTCCGGAAGCTCGGCATCTCCTCGCGCCGCGACCTGATGAAGCTGGACCTCGGCGCGGAGTCCCGGTGA